A window of the Mus pahari chromosome 1, PAHARI_EIJ_v1.1, whole genome shotgun sequence genome harbors these coding sequences:
- the Rcor2 gene encoding REST corepressor 2, translating into MPSVMEKPSAGSGILSRSRAKTAPNGGQPHSEDDSSEEEHSHDSMIRVGTNYQAVIPECKPESPARYSNKELKGMLVWSPNHCVSDAKLDKYIAMAKEKHGYNIEQALGMLLWHKHDVEKSLADLANFTPFPDEWTVEDKVLFEQAFGFHGKCFQRIQQMLPDKVIPSLVKYYYSWKKTRSRTSVMDRQARRLGGRKDKEDSDELEEGRGAVSEGEPDTGDPKREPLPSRPLNARPGPGKKEVQVSQYRHHPLRTRRRPPKGMYLSPEGLTAVSGSPDLANLTLRGLDSQLISLKRQVQSMKQTNSSLRQALEGGIDPLRPPEANTKFNSRWTTDEQLLAVQAIRRYGKDFGAIAEVIGNKTLTQVKTFFVSYRRRFNLEEVLQEWEAEQDGAPAAPVPTEEARRGAPVPATALEEDDEVQITSVSTSVPRSVPPAPPPPPPPTSLSQPPPLLRPPLPTAPTLLRQPPPLQQGRFLQPRLAPNQPPPPLIRPALAASRHSARPGPQPPPTLVGAPLEPPAPSL; encoded by the exons ATGCCCTCAGTAATGGAGAAGCCCAGTGCGGGCTCGGGGATCTTGTCCCGAAGTCGGGCCAAGACGGCACCCAACGGCGGACAGCCGCACTCGGAGGATGACAGCAGCGAGGAGGAGCACTCTCATG ACAGCATGATCCGAGTTGGAACCAATTACCAAGCAGTAATTCCGGAGTGCAAGCCTG AGAGCCCTGCGCGCTATAgcaacaaggagctgaagggaatgcTGGTGTGGTCCCCCAACCACTGTGTATCAGATGCTAAAC TTGACAAGTACATCGCAATGGCCAAGGAGAAGCATGGCTACAACATTGAGCAG GCACTCGGCATGCTTCTGTGGCATAAACACGATGTGGAGAAATCACTGGCTGACCTAGCCAACTTCACTCCCTTCCCTGATGAGTGGACCGTCGAGGACAAGGTGCTGTTTGAACAGGCCTTTGGGTTCCACGGCAAGTGTTTCCAGCGGATCCAGCAGATG CTACCTGACAAGGTGATTCCCAGCCTGGTGAAGTATTACTACTCTTGGAAGAAGACCCGAAGTCGAACTAGTGTGATGGACAGGCAGGCCAGGCGGCTGGGTGGCCGCAAGGACAAAGAagacag TGATGAGCTAGAAGAGGGACGAGGAGCTGTGAGTGAGGGAGAACCGGATACTGGAGACCCCAAGCGAGAG CCTCTGCCGTCCAGACCTCTGAATGCACGGCCTGGCCCCGGGAAGAAGGAGGTTCAGGTATCCCAGTATCGCCACCACCCACTTCGAACTCGGAGACGTCCGCCCAAGGGCATGTACCTGAGTCCTGAAGGCCTCACTGCAGTATCTGGAAGCCCAGACCTTGCTAACCTCACACTCCGAGGTCTTGACTCACAGCTCATCTCTCTTAAGCGCCAG GTCCAGAGCATGAAGCAGACTAATAGCAGCCTCCGCCAAGCACTGGAGGGCGGCATTGACCCTCTCCGCCCCCCTGAG GCCAATACCAAGTTCAACTCTCGCTGGACCACTGATGAGCAACTTCTGGCTGTTCAAG CTATTCGTAGATATGGCAAAGACTTTGGGGCTATTGCAGAGGTGATTGGGAACAAGACTCTGACCCAAGTGAAGACCTTCTTTGTGAGCTACCGTCGCCGCTTCAACCTGGAAGAGGTGCTGCAGGAATGGGAGGCTGAGCAGGATGGGGCCCCCGCAGCTCCGGTCCCCACAGAAGAGGCCAGGCGAGGGGCTCCTGTACCAGCCACAGCCCTAGAAGAAGATGATGAG GTCCAGATTACATCTGTCTCAACATCAGTACCCCGATCAGTACCCCCtgcaccacccccacctccaccgcCCACCTCGCTTTCCCAGCCACCCCCGCTGCTGAGGCCACCTCTGCCCACAGCTCCCACATTGCTCCGTCAGCCGCCTCCCCTGCAGCAGGGCCGTTTCCTGCAGCCTCGGCTGGCCCCCAACCAGCCCCCACCACCGCTCATCCGCCCTGCCCTGGCTGCCTCTCGCCACAGTGCCCGCCCTGGTCCTCAACCTCCACCTACCCTGGTTGGAGCTCCTTTGGAGCCCCCTGCACCCTCACTTTGA